AAACCTCCCCATCTAGGATATGATGAAATTTGACTATTTGTTCCAAAATCGTTACCGTGGCAATAGAAAGCCCAGCAAGTAGCCATGGCCAGATGCAAGCAGTTTGACCAACAAGCAGCCTTGGAACAAGCCATGGAAACCTTTTGGCGGTATGGCTACGAAGGTACTTCCATGGAAAACTTGCTCAAAAATATGGGCATCAACCGAGGCAGCTTGTACGATACTTTTGGTGGCAAGCGTTCCCTGTTTGAAAGTGCGTTGGCTTTGTACGAGGAAAAAGTCCTCGCCACCATTGTTCAGCCATTGGAAGCGCCAGATGCTGCCAAACAGGCTATTTGCGATCGCTTTGATGAAATTGTAGACCAAGCCGTATCCGACGTACAGCGTCGCGGCTGCTTGATTACCAACTCCGCCGTAGAACTGGCTTCCCACGACCCAGAAATTCAACAGCAAATCGCGCGGACTTTCGCACAAGTCAAACAAGCTTTTGAAAAAGCTTTGCTGCGTTCCCAACAGCAAGGAGAAATTTCTCCCGAACTCGACCGAGAAGCGATCGCAGCTTTTCTAACTTCTAGCTTGCAAGGATTGCGCGTTATGTCTCGTGTCAATCCCGATGTACAACAAATGCGCAATATGTTACCGTCACTTTGTCAGTTTTACGGTAAAACATCTGTGCCATCGAAGGAATCGTTTATTTTTTTACCCATTTTGAAATAATTTTTTAAAAAGAAAAATTCTATAAATTTGAGCCAAGAAATCGCCAATCTCAACCAACAACTAAACCCACAAATCCCCGAAGATTCTTAAGCCAAGATGCAGCAAACCAAAGCCGAACTAGGAAAAGCCCAAATTGCCGAACAAAGCCTGCAAACTAAGGATACCGTTCCCAACAGAGAACCATCACAGCAGTAGGGAGATTTCCAAGTTTCTATGAGTTGCTGCAACGAACTAGCGCATAGCAAATCCGATTTATAAAGATCGCATTGTAGATAGAGACCGAATTGGGGGATTTTTCGGGTCTTCACTTGCAGATTTTGTATTAAATTTGTAAGATGAAGCCTATTGTGGCAAACAAAAAAATGGATAGCCAAGAACAAACAGAAGCACAATTCCCTCGATGGAAAACGACACAAGCCAGTGGTAGGGTGGGCATTGCCTACCCTACTTGCAGATTTCGTATTAGATTTGTAAGATGAAACCTATTGTGGCAAAGAAAAAAATGGATAGCCAAGAACAAACAGAAGCACAATTCCCTCGATGGAAAACCACACAAGAAATTTTAGAGAACAAGCTCAATGAAAGACACCATCATTTTATGCAAACCCTAGCAGAAATTCGCTCGGATGTAGCCAGTAACGACCTTAAACGTCGTCATGCTGCCATAGAAAAAGCGAAAAACAAGGGAATGCCAGAAGTAGAACCATTGGTCAATGTTGCCAACACAGTTAAGAAAGAACTCATTTTTCAGTTACTGGTTCCTGTTGGGCAAGCATGGGAAACGGAGACACTAGCTCTTGTTCCATTTTCTGAGTTACAGGAGCGTTTGCAAGATATTCTTCCGTGGTATATGGCAGCAGAAATAGCAAAAGCTTTCGAGCAAATACAAGAAGGTTTGGGGCATTTCAAACAATATAAAAAACCAAATCATTTTACCATTGGAGCCAAACTTCAAAATCGGAAAAAAATTCAAAAAATGGAACAAGTGGAAGAGGGATTGATACGGCTTTACGCTGTCATGGGGAAGGCTTACTCTAAATTAGCCGAATTTAGCTTACAGTCTCAAGCTACCGAGCTGGAAAATGTATTGCAAAGTTTGGTCCGCCAACAAGCCGATAATATTAGAAATGT
This window of the Geitlerinema sp. PCC 9228 genome carries:
- a CDS encoding TetR/AcrR family transcriptional regulator — encoded protein: MARCKQFDQQAALEQAMETFWRYGYEGTSMENLLKNMGINRGSLYDTFGGKRSLFESALALYEEKVLATIVQPLEAPDAAKQAICDRFDEIVDQAVSDVQRRGCLITNSAVELASHDPEIQQQIARTFAQVKQAFEKALLRSQQQGEISPELDREAIAAFLTSSLQGLRVMSRVNPDVQQMRNMLPSLCQFYGKTSVPSKESFIFLPILK